In the candidate division WOR-3 bacterium genome, TGCGCTCCATAAGGCAATTGAAGATTATTTAAAAAAGAAGGAGCAGAAAAATGCCGGAAAAGTGTAAATGTCCATTCTGTGATAGTGAATTGTTGATGAAATGCTTTGAACCAATTTTCTGTACAAACTGCAATGTAGAATTGATAATCTGTCCTGAGTGTAGAAAACTTTTCAATATTAAATTTGAAAAATGCCCGCATTGCGGAAAAAAGAATGAAAGGAGGAAGGAATGAGT is a window encoding:
- a CDS encoding RNA-binding protein; amino-acid sequence: MPEKCKCPFCDSELLMKCFEPIFCTNCNVELIICPECRKLFNIKFEKCPHCGKKNERRKE